GTATCAGTAGCTGGATTTAATACCCCTGCTGTAGGAGCAGTATCAGGGAGAGCATTGATTAGCGCTGGGGAAGGAGACGCTAACATCACTGGAGATCAATGCCTGTTTGGTCCAAATGTAGCATCACTAGTTAATTTATCTGGGCCAAACAATCCTGCAATGAATTTTTTTGGATCACAAATCGAAGATGATACAGGAGCCGTAGATACGTCTGGTACTTATGGATCTAGAAATCAAATGCCTGGAACGCCAGGAATGAACATAAGTGCTGGACGTCAAGGATGGGATATAGCAAATGTGGATGCTTCAAGTGCATTAATTAACAACCAAAATGCTGGAGTTTTTAGATTTACCTCTACACAAGACGCCTATATGCCAAATGCTCTAGGTTTACAAATTGATCAGCCAGATAGCGTATTAAATATAGAAAAAAATGTAGACAAATTTCTTGCAAACAAAGGAGATATTTTAACCTACACGATTGAAATAACTAATCCAGGACCATCAATTGCCACAAATATAGTATTAACGGATATCGAACCTGTAGGTACTGATTTTATTGAAAACAGTGTAACTATTAATGGGGTTTTACAGCCAGGAGCTGATCCAAATGCTGGAATTGAGTTAGGGGATCTTGAAGTCGGGGAAACAATCACAGTTCAATTCAGAGTTAGAGTTACAGCAGGTAAATGTTTTGTCACAAACGTAGCCATTGTAAGATTTAGCTGTAATCAAACAGCAGAAAGTAATCAGGCTCTGACGACGATTTGTCATCATTGTCCTGGTTGTAAGAATTGTTTAGATTACTAACATCCTATTTCAATTTATAGGACAGCCGCATAAGCATTCATTGAATAATCATTTTATAAATAGAAAATCACATTTTTTTCTTGAAAATATGAACTCTAGAAAGGAGTACAACATGTTCATAAATCGATTTACTATAAATACTTGTGGCGCTATGACTTTTACAGGTAATACGCTAGGACTAGGTCAACAGTTCAATCAAAATAACGCAGGAACTGATGATAGCATCGGAGCATTCATTACACTAGACACAAGCCAACCAGGACAGAGCAATTTTCCACTGGACCCTGATCCTGTCGGTGGAATTGCAACTACTACTTTAAACATTAATTTGAATAGCTCTGCAGCAATTTTAGTGATTCCCGCAGGAAGTACGGTTCTTTATGCGGAGTTAATCTGGGGAGGGAATTATTTAAGCCGTAATGAGGATCTGACCACTTTGATCAATAACAATGTGATCTTAACGGCACCTAATGGCAGTATGTCCTCAATTACACCTGATCCTGTAACTGCGAATGAACCCACCTTCCCTGGAAATCCCCCACCAAAAACTTTAGGATTTTATATGCGTTCATCAAATGTAACCAATATTATTCAAATGCATGGAGCAGGTGAATATTCCGTTGGTCAAGTAACGGGATTGACAGATCGACTGAATAATTCGACTGATTCTACAAACCATGCAGGATGGACATTAGCTGTTATTTATCAGAATTTATCTCTTCCCTTTCGAAATATGACCCTATTTGTAGGTGCACAAGGAGTTGTCAATATTATGACAAACCCTATTATCGATGTAAATGTTGCTGGTTTTTCTACTCCATCAGCTGGAGCAATATCAGCTAGGGTGCTGATTAGTGCTGGAGAAGGAGACGCAACGAAATCAGGAGATGAATTCCTATTTGGTCCCGATACAGCCTCACTCTCAAATTTATCTGGGTCTGCACCAAATAATCCTGCTATGAATTTTTTTGGTTCACAAATAGAGGATGACAATGGAGCAGTAGATATGTCAGGTACTTATGGATCTAGAAATCAAACACCAGGAACACCAGGGGTCAATATGTTTGCAGGACGTCAAGGTTGGGATATCGCAAATGTGGATGCATCAAATGCATTGATAAACAATCAGAATTCAGGTGTTTTTAGATTTACTACTACAGAAGATGAGTATTTACCAAATGCAATAGGACTACAAATTGATTTGGATGATAGCATTCTTAACCTTGAAAAAAAAGTAGATCAATTTTTAGCTCACAAAGGAGATGTAATAACCTATACAAGTGAAATCACCAATCCTGGCCCCTCCATAGCAACGAATGTAATTTTTACTGATATCGAACCAATTGGCACTGATTTTATTGAAAATAGTGTAAGCATTAACGGAACCCTACAACCTGGAGAAGACCCTAATGCAGGAATTCTTATTGGACAAATCGGAATAGGAGATACTGTGATCGTTCAGTTCAGAGTAAGAGTAACAACAGGTAAATGTTTTGTAACAAATGATGCTAGTGTAAGTTTTAATTGTGACCAGACTGTGATAAGCAATCAAGTACTCACCACCATATGTAATGATTGCCTTGGTTGTCCCAGTTGTTCAAAAAAGCCTCATTAAACTTATTAAAATATGAAGTGGGATTTAACTATAATCAATCAATAATCCCTATTATATCTGTAATGTGATTTATATAAGAAATTGTGCTTTTTATCTAGTAGATTCGCACATGCAGCCAGTACCTATTCGACATATATTATTTTATGGGGTTATACAATATACCTCAAATATATTAAAAATATAAGGAGATGTTTTATAATGAGTTGCAATAGTTATAAAAGTGACGTTTGTTGTCCAATCTCGTGTGCTGGTATTGATTTATTCCCTTCACAATTAATTTTAATTAAAAGATGTACACCTATTA
The window above is part of the Chengkuizengella sp. SCS-71B genome. Proteins encoded here:
- a CDS encoding DUF11 domain-containing protein yields the protein MFINRFTINTCGAMTFTGNTLGLSQQTNQNAAGTAGSIGAFITLDTSQPMVDAFPLDPFPGGGIATTTLSININSSAANLVIPAGSTILYAELIWGGNYLSRDQDITGLINNDVIFMVPGGGAFQISPDPLTANAPTFMTGGNTLGFYMRSANVTNIVQNFGAGQYAVSQVSGLVDPLIASTNNTNHAGWTLAVIYENFTSFPFRNMTLFVGAQGIVNATTNPIIDVSVAGFNTPAVGAVSGRALISAGEGDANITGDQCLFGPNVASLVNLSGPNNPAMNFFGSQIEDDTGAVDTSGTYGSRNQMPGTPGMNISAGRQGWDIANVDASSALINNQNAGVFRFTSTQDAYMPNALGLQIDQPDSVLNIEKNVDKFLANKGDILTYTIEITNPGPSIATNIVLTDIEPVGTDFIENSVTINGVLQPGADPNAGIELGDLEVGETITVQFRVRVTAGKCFVTNVAIVRFSCNQTAESNQALTTICHHCPGCKNCLDY
- a CDS encoding DUF11 domain-containing protein; its protein translation is MFINRFTINTCGAMTFTGNTLGLGQQFNQNNAGTDDSIGAFITLDTSQPGQSNFPLDPDPVGGIATTTLNINLNSSAAILVIPAGSTVLYAELIWGGNYLSRNEDLTTLINNNVILTAPNGSMSSITPDPVTANEPTFPGNPPPKTLGFYMRSSNVTNIIQMHGAGEYSVGQVTGLTDRLNNSTDSTNHAGWTLAVIYQNLSLPFRNMTLFVGAQGVVNIMTNPIIDVNVAGFSTPSAGAISARVLISAGEGDATKSGDEFLFGPDTASLSNLSGSAPNNPAMNFFGSQIEDDNGAVDMSGTYGSRNQTPGTPGVNMFAGRQGWDIANVDASNALINNQNSGVFRFTTTEDEYLPNAIGLQIDLDDSILNLEKKVDQFLAHKGDVITYTSEITNPGPSIATNVIFTDIEPIGTDFIENSVSINGTLQPGEDPNAGILIGQIGIGDTVIVQFRVRVTTGKCFVTNDASVSFNCDQTVISNQVLTTICNDCLGCPSCSKKPH